From the genome of Psychroserpens ponticola, one region includes:
- a CDS encoding T9SS type A sorting domain-containing protein, with protein sequence MKKTILLLLIYFSYQNSYCQWENLDSGINDNLSGIVFFEDTGIVSAENGLYYTLNGGNGSSNWQRFEITDNTQNATLYNNTAFNKCFSNPDNTDNTFKIFAVGRNTTTNKAVILSVEFPSLNYDIVTINVSNSGLNDIAYSSTFDRYFAVGDNGIFVSIPDNISNYSVLNTSFTEDLKAISFNNSGLSAKIGSVEKHHKVSINSATSQISTTYETPNETYTDILYSSTSSAYGVNDRYLRLYLASVVEYPNYNYGTLNGNTIFSRDNRNFIGTDHGIFMSNTSKDILEYQPSSLNYNITEFWNVNLDDSTLYACGSNGVILRNLDPTNEAEPFAFITSAEGQCVSTLATEIEAEIGSSTSCNWYINNVVQSSNCESFNYIFDTVGIYEIKLQVENNGLFTEHTRSIHVVNPPQIDKPISIIDAILCHEEPLEIQLENSEPDVKYLLYKQGSNEIFGASVEGNGATITFNTAPLNETGTYYLKSQNVFATNCDNSFTNTFDIIVEQTEAKFHTGLINAATNEVIDFFEQCTEASYYNWDFENATTVSSTLANPTNVFNSNGTYDVTLTANSENFCEDQITLSSPYIYNEPSDDQTCWSYLNESKNPSWTGFGNKDISNLTKVSDGYLTGGFYRNEVFGTNHGVSLNLENNQGGFLSKHNFKGVLKWLVYFTGSPLNGNSSGTNSMNASVEDQLGNIYIGFDINTNSGKFYDNTGNSVDLSSGGYIIKLNSKGEFIWSMRIRTFYPTGLTVDNNNDLIITGTYDLSNDNNHFVYLDDVQTDEVGTIIFPNNSNRYCNGIIKSDPNGNILWDNEIFSTSGTFGTPYHAERIGVDSNNNYYVQGQYKNEMFIYHTGSSVSTDLDYHVYEPGGSYYSHLFKLNSSGALSWVTRSYSTNSGEYNNVQMNDAITDDNGNTYITGTNRYFNTNYNHIHTVENADGTLFTNSSLAKSYYLKKIGADGFCDWIIGSDSENSDVNTVGYKLDLLNDRINVMCASKTTTDGSESIIFNDINNNTTSISIENTSVFIGNYTTEGLLAKVNVFNNVDLGNIISFQGFFCNPLNNYYVGTYSGDSSSSTDGLMLFFNDTCATIYDNNLSVDDYNITAGDLLLFPNPNNGDFTLRINKNYAQVKIKVYNLLGQVIVNNQHNNKKDIPIQIEGETGVYIAEIIIDNTYKRNIKILKY encoded by the coding sequence TTGAAAAAAACAATACTTCTTTTACTAATCTACTTTAGTTACCAAAATTCATATTGCCAATGGGAAAACCTTGACTCAGGAATAAATGACAATTTATCAGGAATAGTCTTTTTTGAAGATACTGGGATTGTTTCTGCTGAAAATGGATTGTATTATACTTTAAATGGAGGAAATGGCTCTTCTAACTGGCAACGATTCGAAATTACAGATAACACACAAAATGCGACGCTTTATAATAATACAGCATTTAATAAGTGCTTCAGTAATCCTGACAACACTGATAATACATTTAAGATTTTTGCTGTAGGCCGAAACACAACTACTAATAAAGCCGTAATTTTAAGTGTTGAGTTTCCGTCGTTAAACTATGATATAGTGACAATAAATGTATCTAATAGTGGTCTAAATGATATTGCATATAGTAGCACTTTTGATAGATATTTTGCAGTTGGAGACAACGGAATATTTGTAAGCATTCCAGATAACATTTCTAATTATAGTGTTTTAAATACTAGTTTTACAGAAGATTTAAAAGCCATTAGTTTTAATAATTCAGGGCTTTCAGCTAAAATTGGTTCTGTAGAAAAACATCATAAAGTTAGCATTAATAGCGCAACTTCTCAAATTTCTACAACTTATGAAACTCCTAACGAAACCTATACAGACATTTTATATAGTTCTACATCTTCTGCTTACGGTGTTAATGACAGGTATTTACGGTTATATTTAGCTTCTGTGGTTGAATATCCCAATTACAATTATGGTACACTCAATGGAAACACCATTTTTAGTAGAGATAATAGGAACTTTATTGGCACAGATCATGGTATATTTATGTCTAACACCTCAAAGGATATTCTCGAATATCAACCAAGTTCTTTAAACTATAATATCACTGAGTTTTGGAATGTAAATTTAGATGATTCTACACTATACGCCTGTGGCTCTAATGGTGTCATTTTAAGAAACTTAGATCCAACTAACGAGGCAGAACCTTTTGCATTCATTACTTCCGCTGAAGGACAATGCGTTTCTACACTTGCTACTGAAATTGAAGCTGAAATTGGTAGTTCTACTTCATGTAATTGGTACATTAACAATGTTGTACAAAGTTCAAATTGCGAATCGTTTAATTATATTTTTGATACTGTAGGTATTTATGAAATTAAACTACAAGTAGAAAATAATGGTTTGTTTACTGAGCATACTAGATCCATTCATGTTGTTAATCCACCACAGATTGATAAACCTATCAGCATAATAGATGCTATTTTATGTCATGAAGAACCTTTAGAAATCCAACTTGAAAATTCTGAACCTGATGTTAAATACTTACTCTATAAACAAGGTTCTAATGAAATATTTGGTGCAAGTGTTGAAGGTAATGGAGCCACTATAACCTTTAATACTGCTCCTTTAAATGAAACGGGAACCTATTATTTAAAATCTCAGAATGTCTTTGCTACTAATTGTGATAATTCTTTCACAAATACATTTGATATCATTGTAGAACAAACAGAAGCAAAATTTCATACAGGTTTAATTAATGCAGCAACAAATGAAGTGATTGATTTTTTTGAGCAATGTACTGAAGCTAGTTACTACAATTGGGATTTTGAAAATGCTACAACTGTATCAAGTACATTGGCAAATCCAACAAACGTTTTCAACTCGAATGGGACATATGATGTGACCTTAACTGCTAATTCTGAAAACTTTTGCGAAGATCAAATAACATTAAGCAGCCCTTATATTTATAATGAACCATCAGACGATCAAACATGTTGGTCTTATTTAAATGAAAGTAAAAACCCTTCTTGGACTGGATTTGGAAATAAAGATATTTCAAATTTAACAAAAGTTTCCGATGGTTATCTTACTGGTGGATTTTATAGAAATGAAGTTTTTGGTACAAATCATGGTGTGTCCCTTAATCTTGAAAACAATCAAGGTGGTTTCTTATCAAAACACAATTTTAAAGGAGTTTTAAAGTGGTTGGTCTATTTTACAGGATCACCACTTAATGGTAATAGTTCTGGTACAAATTCTATGAATGCCTCAGTGGAAGATCAACTAGGCAATATTTATATAGGATTTGACATTAATACAAACTCAGGTAAGTTTTACGATAATACAGGAAATTCAGTTGATTTAAGTTCAGGTGGATATATTATAAAATTAAATAGTAAAGGTGAATTTATCTGGTCTATGAGGATAAGAACATTTTATCCAACTGGGTTGACAGTGGATAATAATAATGACTTAATTATTACTGGAACTTATGACCTCTCTAATGATAATAATCACTTTGTTTATCTTGATGATGTCCAAACTGATGAAGTTGGAACCATTATTTTTCCTAACAATAGTAACCGTTATTGTAATGGTATCATAAAATCTGATCCAAATGGTAATATTCTTTGGGATAACGAAATTTTTTCTACATCAGGAACTTTTGGTACACCTTATCATGCAGAACGAATTGGTGTTGATTCAAACAATAATTATTATGTTCAAGGACAATACAAAAATGAAATGTTCATTTATCATACTGGTTCTAGTGTGTCTACCGATTTAGACTACCATGTTTATGAGCCTGGTGGCAGCTATTATTCACACCTTTTTAAACTCAATAGTTCTGGAGCTTTATCATGGGTAACACGAAGTTATTCTACAAATTCTGGCGAATATAATAATGTACAAATGAATGATGCTATTACTGATGACAATGGAAACACATATATAACTGGTACTAACCGTTACTTCAATACAAATTATAACCACATTCATACAGTTGAAAATGCAGATGGTACTCTCTTTACAAATTCAAGTTTAGCTAAATCCTATTATTTAAAAAAAATTGGTGCTGATGGCTTCTGTGATTGGATTATTGGTTCAGATTCTGAAAATTCAGATGTTAATACGGTTGGATATAAATTAGACCTACTAAATGATAGGATTAATGTCATGTGTGCTTCAAAAACTACAACTGATGGTAGTGAGAGCATAATTTTTAATGATATAAATAACAACACAACATCAATATCTATAGAAAACACAAGTGTTTTTATTGGGAATTATACAACTGAAGGTTTATTGGCAAAGGTTAATGTATTTAACAATGTAGATTTAGGCAATATAATATCTTTTCAAGGTTTTTTTTGTAACCCCTTAAACAACTATTATGTAGGAACGTATTCTGGTGATAGTTCAAGTTCTACTGATGGTTTAATGCTTTTTTTTAACGACACTTGTGCTACCATATACGATAATAATTTATCTGTAGATGATTATAATATTACAGCAGGAGATCTTTTGCTATTTCCAAACCCAAACAATGGAGATTTTACGTTAAGAATAAATAAAAATTATGCTCAAGTAAAAATTAAAGTCTATAATCTACTTGGACAAGTAATAGTTAATAATCAGCATAACAACAAAAAAGACATACCTATCCAAATTGAAGGAGAGACAGGTGTGTATATCGCTGAAATTATTATTGATAATACATACAAAAGAAATATTAAAATATTAAAATATTAA
- a CDS encoding sensor histidine kinase, translating into MDINKKTNNSNTKISLYWKCQLIGWSIVSVYWAYTVYTRDNYGIFYTLLNYVLDISIGIFLTHMYRQFALKAKWSSLPIKKLLIRLVPTIILLAILYVIINNLKWYVYWTFIAGEDENIWESIIYWDPILLTGLRLMSIWILAYHLYHYYQKEVVTAKENAQLSLIAKQAQLDNLSAQLNPHFLFNSLNSIKSLVIENPKVARRAIDLLSDLLRSSLYEKDKGLISIKNELALVYDYIELEKMRFEERLQLEITIDKTLNRFKIPTLSIQLLVENAIKHGIDLIVKGGIINLVIKKQQGFIEIIVTNPGKINNKKTIGLGLKNLQERLAIQYKNNADFSLTELNKNEVEAKIKIPFTVNENI; encoded by the coding sequence ATGGATATCAATAAAAAAACAAATAATAGTAATACGAAGATATCTCTTTATTGGAAATGTCAATTAATTGGATGGAGTATCGTTTCAGTTTATTGGGCTTATACAGTATATACAAGAGATAATTACGGCATTTTTTATACGTTGTTAAATTATGTATTAGACATTTCTATAGGAATATTCTTAACACATATGTATAGACAATTTGCCTTAAAAGCAAAATGGAGTAGTTTACCCATAAAAAAATTACTAATCCGTTTAGTCCCTACTATAATTTTATTAGCTATTTTATATGTAATAATAAACAATTTAAAATGGTATGTGTACTGGACTTTTATTGCAGGCGAGGATGAAAACATATGGGAATCTATTATTTACTGGGATCCAATTTTACTTACAGGACTTCGACTAATGTCTATTTGGATATTGGCGTATCACTTGTATCACTACTATCAAAAAGAAGTTGTTACTGCTAAAGAAAATGCGCAATTATCTTTAATAGCGAAACAAGCTCAATTAGATAATCTATCGGCTCAATTAAATCCACATTTCTTATTCAACTCCTTAAACTCAATTAAATCGTTGGTCATCGAAAACCCTAAGGTTGCAAGAAGAGCAATTGATTTATTATCAGATTTATTGCGGTCATCATTATATGAAAAAGACAAAGGTTTAATTTCTATTAAAAATGAACTTGCTTTAGTTTATGATTATATTGAATTAGAAAAAATGCGTTTTGAAGAACGTTTGCAATTAGAAATAACAATTGATAAAACATTAAACAGATTCAAAATTCCTACATTAAGTATTCAGTTATTGGTTGAAAACGCCATTAAACACGGCATTGATTTAATTGTTAAAGGAGGAATTATCAATCTTGTAATAAAAAAACAACAAGGTTTTATTGAAATTATTGTTACAAATCCAGGGAAAATAAACAATAAAAAAACTATTGGATTAGGCTTAAAAAATTTACAAGAGCGATTAGCTATTCAATATAAAAACAACGCTGATTTTAGTTTAACTGAATTAAATAAAAATGAAGTTGAAGCAAAAATAAAAATACCATTTACAGTTAATGAAAACATTTAA
- a CDS encoding LytR/AlgR family response regulator transcription factor, with product MKTFKTIIIDDERLAREEVKRALKNYPEFDIVGEANNVDSAIIIIEKEQPDILFLDIHMPEKSGFDLLEELTTVPEVVFTTAYDQYAVKAFEMNALDYLVKPLRNERFSKTIEKVKLELTKKKELNTDVLPMNRKIFIKDGEKCFFIPLSEIYFIESIGNYVRLYFGDKKAMIKRSLKLLEEKLDATVFFRINRSQIINTHFIKEIHPYFNNKLQIKLITGETLEASSRQSVKFKNWNSL from the coding sequence ATGAAAACATTTAAAACCATAATTATTGATGATGAGCGTTTGGCAAGAGAAGAAGTAAAACGTGCGTTAAAAAATTATCCAGAGTTTGATATTGTTGGTGAAGCCAATAATGTTGATTCAGCTATAATTATCATTGAAAAAGAACAACCAGATATTCTTTTTTTAGACATTCACATGCCAGAAAAATCTGGATTCGATTTGTTAGAAGAATTGACGACTGTTCCCGAAGTGGTGTTTACAACAGCTTACGATCAATATGCAGTAAAGGCTTTTGAAATGAATGCGTTAGATTATTTAGTAAAACCTTTACGTAATGAACGCTTTTCAAAAACTATAGAAAAAGTAAAATTAGAATTAACAAAAAAAAAGGAATTAAATACAGATGTTTTACCTATGAATCGTAAAATATTCATAAAAGATGGTGAAAAATGTTTTTTCATTCCTTTATCAGAAATCTATTTTATAGAATCTATTGGTAACTACGTTCGTTTGTATTTTGGAGATAAAAAGGCAATGATAAAAAGATCTTTAAAATTATTGGAAGAAAAATTAGATGCCACTGTTTTTTTTAGAATTAATAGAAGTCAAATAATAAATACACATTTTATAAAAGAAATTCACCCATATTTCAATAATAAACTTCAAATTAAATTAATAACAGGCGAAACTTTAGAAGCTTCAAGTAGACAATCTGTAAAGTTTAAAAATTGGAATAGTCTTTAA
- a CDS encoding alpha/beta hydrolase-fold protein, whose product MTQKNYKTKMLIVFLLFLQYTVVSQNATSYSIGKTYKIKSKVLNEERTYILELPSSYKTGETKYPILVLLDGEMSYHSHSGILNHMTQGRQIPEMIIVAITNVDRNRDYTPTKYLTNLNGSSAIENHKTTGGSAKFLQFIEQELLLIVEKKYRTNGFKTLVGISHGGLLVGSAFLSKETTFNGFVSMDPSFWWDNQHVVKQLEKTDLNQIKNKKFYLSTADKFENFDRIPHVFTANINSHEKFNTILKNKGFSPSNIALEYFKEENHWTVALMSLYHGMQFIYKGLKMKNMNSSSIDEIELYYKNNYNGSFLPPENDINSLGYSFLINNPKKALTYFKLNVKNYPKSSNAFDSLGEVYFNLGDKVNALMSYKTSFDLDPNNKNALKMIEKLN is encoded by the coding sequence ATGACTCAAAAAAATTATAAAACAAAAATGCTTATCGTGTTTTTGTTGTTCTTGCAATACACAGTAGTTTCGCAAAATGCAACTTCTTATTCAATAGGAAAAACTTATAAAATTAAGTCCAAAGTTTTAAATGAAGAACGTACTTATATTCTTGAATTACCAAGTTCATATAAAACAGGTGAAACAAAGTATCCTATTTTAGTATTATTAGATGGAGAAATGAGTTATCACTCTCATTCAGGAATATTAAACCATATGACACAAGGACGTCAAATTCCTGAAATGATTATTGTTGCCATTACAAATGTAGATAGAAACAGAGATTATACACCAACAAAATATTTAACCAATTTAAATGGATCTAGTGCAATAGAAAACCATAAAACTACAGGAGGTAGCGCAAAATTTTTACAATTTATAGAACAAGAATTATTACTTATTGTTGAAAAAAAGTATAGAACTAACGGATTTAAAACTTTAGTAGGAATTTCACATGGTGGTTTGTTAGTAGGATCTGCTTTTTTATCAAAAGAAACTACATTTAATGGTTTTGTATCTATGGATCCAAGTTTTTGGTGGGACAATCAACACGTAGTAAAACAACTGGAGAAAACGGATTTGAATCAAATAAAAAACAAAAAATTTTATTTATCCACTGCAGATAAATTTGAAAACTTTGATAGAATTCCACATGTGTTTACAGCAAACATTAATAGCCATGAGAAATTTAATACAATCTTAAAAAATAAGGGGTTTTCACCTTCAAATATTGCACTAGAATATTTTAAAGAAGAAAATCATTGGACAGTTGCTCTAATGAGTTTGTATCATGGAATGCAATTCATCTACAAAGGTCTTAAAATGAAAAATATGAATAGTAGTTCTATTGATGAAATTGAACTTTATTATAAAAACAATTATAATGGAAGTTTTTTACCTCCAGAAAACGATATAAATTCTTTAGGGTATAGCTTTTTAATTAATAACCCTAAGAAAGCATTGACGTACTTTAAATTAAATGTAAAAAATTACCCAAAATCATCTAATGCTTTTGATAGTTTAGGAGAAGTATATTTTAATTTAGGTGATAAAGTGAATGCGTTAATGAGCTATAAAACGTCTTTTGATTTAGATCCGAATAATAAAAACGCCTTAAAAATGATAGAGAAACTAAACTAA
- a CDS encoding CPBP family intramembrane glutamic endopeptidase codes for MGEEKKAQLTIKKGILAIVGMYVCQLLAGIITSYAFKLFVPSKTVPIEIIGVTSVLLSGIMILFLFWWDLNRYGKSLYAQIGLQASKIKNNKAVLLVIAALVLTHFLAWIYRSVILPSFDQAGIIGSGSKMFSFIHANGGALEMSGFLLLALIVGPIMEEVVFRGYLQSSLTKRIPAWAAILITSVVFTAGHSPMILWPMYFLFSITWGWIYLRTESLKMAILIHVLSNLFYTVIGFTGWDILA; via the coding sequence ATGGGTGAAGAAAAAAAAGCACAGTTAACAATAAAAAAGGGAATTCTTGCCATTGTTGGTATGTACGTATGTCAGCTTCTAGCAGGAATTATAACCTCTTATGCTTTTAAGTTGTTTGTTCCGTCAAAGACGGTTCCTATTGAAATAATTGGAGTGACGTCTGTCTTGTTAAGCGGCATTATGATATTGTTTCTATTCTGGTGGGATCTAAATAGGTATGGCAAATCATTATATGCACAGATAGGACTGCAAGCTAGTAAAATCAAAAATAACAAAGCAGTTTTATTAGTGATAGCGGCATTGGTATTGACACATTTTTTAGCCTGGATATATAGGTCGGTTATTTTACCAAGCTTTGACCAAGCAGGTATTATCGGCAGTGGGTCTAAAATGTTTAGTTTTATTCATGCCAACGGAGGAGCACTTGAAATGAGTGGATTTTTACTATTGGCACTTATTGTGGGTCCTATAATGGAAGAGGTTGTTTTTAGAGGATATTTGCAATCGTCATTAACAAAGCGGATACCTGCTTGGGCAGCTATATTAATAACTTCTGTTGTTTTTACTGCTGGCCATAGCCCAATGATTTTATGGCCAATGTATTTTCTATTTAGTATAACTTGGGGTTGGATATATTTAAGAACAGAATCTTTAAAAATGGCCATTCTAATACATGTCTTAAGCAACTTATTTTATACTGTTATTGGTTTTACAGGTTGGGATATTCTTGCTTAA
- a CDS encoding CocE/NonD family hydrolase: MKKTFLLLLLFAINTFSFAQELPFKKVKLSDSVALENQMQQLATRCDTRNLSELDLFKFQLIKGNYKEALITFQKRIKETPTEQRQYLDVYMHYVEAKLSKSFKDAFKKSYRKYVKNSNDIQVINLDKALIIRDPTDYYVGNFKNTYQNITSDKISQEIAIDLVKKYFLSMVFSSTRAIYFEEIAQDHKRRYAINDSIVISMKDGAEVSIVVVKRKGNTTTKKSTILVSSIYAGTNETAAMLAASKGYIGVIANTRGKRLSTSDIKPLEYENTDVYEVIDWISKQSWSNQKVAMVGGSYNGFTQWASMKHNVHPALKTIVPMVAVAPGIDYPMENNILHNYSYSWNFYVTNNKFLDFEVSNDFKRWNTLKNKWYKTGVAFNKLDSLDGEVNTLWNTYMQHSSYDDYWKKMIPYEEEFAKIDIPILTITGYYDDSQRGAMYYFNEHHKYTKKPNHYLLVGPYDHWTAQTKPEESLRNYKLDKAALINIEEDVIYQWFDYILNGKEKPSILKDKVNFQVMDTNTWMHKPSLNAMTNDTLTFHLSSDKIKDFYALKPKQNNSEIQMSVDFKDRESMTNTDYYPWPLEKENINLKDGLIFKSEALLEDVIINGSFFGNLEFTINKKDVDYSVIIYQLTPEGNYFHLSYYIGRASYAIDREHRNLLTPNQKTQVSFNNSKLISKKLEKGSRIVVVLNVNKNNNAQLNYGTGKDVNIESVKDAEIPLKITFTGNSSISLPIWNSIK, translated from the coding sequence ATGAAAAAGACATTTCTGTTACTACTTTTATTCGCAATTAACACGTTTTCTTTTGCACAAGAATTGCCATTTAAAAAGGTGAAACTATCAGATTCAGTAGCACTTGAAAATCAAATGCAGCAATTGGCAACAAGATGTGATACTCGAAATTTATCTGAATTAGACTTGTTTAAGTTTCAGTTAATTAAAGGTAATTATAAAGAAGCATTGATTACTTTTCAAAAAAGAATTAAAGAAACACCAACAGAACAAAGACAGTATTTAGATGTTTATATGCATTATGTGGAAGCTAAATTATCTAAGAGCTTTAAAGATGCATTTAAAAAATCATATAGAAAATACGTAAAGAATTCTAATGATATACAAGTGATTAATTTAGACAAAGCATTAATCATTAGAGATCCTACAGATTATTATGTTGGTAATTTTAAGAATACCTATCAAAACATTACATCTGACAAAATATCACAAGAAATCGCTATAGATTTAGTAAAAAAATACTTTTTAAGTATGGTGTTTTCATCAACTAGAGCAATTTATTTTGAAGAAATAGCACAAGATCATAAACGTAGGTATGCCATAAATGATAGTATTGTAATTTCTATGAAAGATGGTGCAGAAGTTTCAATTGTAGTTGTAAAACGAAAAGGAAATACAACAACCAAAAAATCGACCATTTTAGTTTCTTCTATTTACGCAGGAACTAATGAAACGGCTGCCATGTTAGCAGCATCTAAAGGATATATTGGAGTTATTGCTAATACCAGAGGAAAAAGATTGAGTACAAGTGATATAAAGCCTCTTGAATATGAAAACACAGATGTGTATGAAGTCATCGATTGGATTAGCAAACAATCATGGTCTAATCAAAAAGTAGCCATGGTTGGTGGTAGCTATAATGGCTTTACACAATGGGCTTCAATGAAACACAACGTGCATCCTGCATTAAAAACCATTGTGCCAATGGTGGCTGTTGCCCCTGGAATAGATTATCCGATGGAAAACAATATACTTCATAATTATTCGTATTCATGGAATTTTTATGTCACCAATAATAAGTTTTTAGATTTTGAAGTTTCAAATGATTTTAAACGTTGGAATACCTTAAAAAATAAATGGTATAAAACAGGGGTTGCCTTTAATAAATTGGATAGTTTAGATGGAGAAGTCAATACATTATGGAACACCTATATGCAACATTCTAGTTATGATGATTATTGGAAAAAAATGATTCCATATGAGGAGGAGTTTGCTAAAATTGATATTCCTATTTTAACGATCACTGGTTATTATGATGACTCGCAACGAGGAGCTATGTATTATTTTAATGAGCATCATAAATACACAAAAAAACCAAATCATTACTTATTAGTTGGGCCTTATGATCATTGGACTGCGCAAACCAAACCGGAAGAAAGCCTAAGAAATTACAAATTAGATAAAGCTGCTTTGATAAACATTGAAGAAGATGTTATTTATCAATGGTTTGATTACATTTTAAATGGAAAAGAAAAACCTAGCATTTTAAAAGATAAAGTCAATTTTCAGGTCATGGATACCAATACTTGGATGCATAAACCAAGTTTAAATGCCATGACAAATGATACGTTGACGTTTCATTTAAGTTCTGATAAAATCAAAGATTTTTATGCCTTAAAACCGAAACAAAATAATTCAGAGATTCAAATGTCTGTTGATTTTAAAGATAGGGAAAGTATGACCAATACGGATTATTATCCTTGGCCCTTAGAAAAGGAGAATATCAACTTAAAGGATGGTTTAATTTTTAAATCTGAAGCATTACTTGAAGATGTCATTATAAACGGATCATTTTTTGGCAACCTAGAGTTTACAATCAATAAAAAAGATGTTGACTATTCTGTTATTATATATCAATTAACTCCAGAAGGAAACTATTTTCATCTTAGTTATTATATAGGTAGAGCTAGTTATGCCATAGATAGAGAGCATAGAAATTTGTTAACTCCTAATCAAAAGACGCAAGTATCTTTTAACAATTCAAAACTAATTAGTAAAAAGTTAGAAAAAGGCAGTAGGATAGTGGTAGTACTTAACGTTAATAAAAACAACAATGCGCAACTTAATTATGGCACAGGTAAAGATGTAAATATCGAAAGCGTTAAAGATGCCGAAATTCCTTTAAAAATAACTTTTACAGGCAACAGTAGTATTTCTTTACCAATTTGGAATTCAATAAAATAA